Proteins encoded by one window of Anguilla rostrata isolate EN2019 chromosome 9, ASM1855537v3, whole genome shotgun sequence:
- the LOC135263661 gene encoding spondin-2-like, with protein MTSSGLLSHGWQRRLLLALLKLMVFCSGPAQAANGRACSARGPASYILVFTGHWSPRAFPKQYPIHRPPAQWSKLIAMTHNAQYRLWREGELASPGVRSFAKRGVTADLGREGREARKRRAVGGMYRTAGVPTGTGHSSTELLMQPRHPQLSMMVKVVPSPDWFVGVDSVNLCEGDRWRQEVTFDLHPFDAGTDSGFTFSSPNYPTSPPESITQITSQEPSHPANSFYYPRLSELPPLATVRITRQRRIPARQTSLSNHILPQYFSETPLDCEVSLWSSWGLCTGSCASGSVRHRTRYILLRPANSGSPCPELEERAECSLRLCLSQQ; from the exons atgacatcatcagggCTCCTGTCTCATGGCTGGCAGCGGCGGTTGCTGCTGGCTTTGCTGAAGCTCATGGTGTTCTGCTCGGGCCCGGCGCAGGCAGCCAATGGGAGAGCATGCTCAGCGCGAGGGCCCGCCTCTTACATACTGGTGTTCACGGGGCACTGGAGCCCCCGAGCTTTCCCCAAACAGTACCCGATTCACCGCCCTCCTGCGCAGTGGTCCAAGCTGATAG ctATGACCCACAACGCGCAGTACCgtctgtggagggagggggagctggCGAGCCCCGGCGTCCGCAGCTTCGCGAAACGTGGCGTGACTGCggacctggggagggagggccgCGAAGCACGGAAGAGGCGGGCCGTCGGTGGCATGTACCGCACCGCTGGCGTGCCCACGGGCACCGGGCACAGCTCCACTGAGCTGCTGATGCAGCCCAGACACCCCCAG CTCTCCATGATGGTGAAGGTAGTTCCCAGCCCTGACTGGTTTGTGGGAGTGGACAGTGTCAACCTGTGTGAGGGGGACCGGTGGCGACAGGAAGTCACCTTTGATCTCCACCCATTTGACGCAGGAACAGATAGCGGCTTCACCTTCTCCTCGCCCAATTACCCCACCAGCCCACCTGAGAGTATTACACAG atCACCTCTCAGGAGCCCAGTCACCCGGCCAACTCTTTCTACTATCCTCGGCTGTCAGAGCTCCCCCCGCTGGCCACTGTGAGGATAACGCGCCAGCGTCGGATCCCTGCCCGCCAAACCtctctgtccaatcacattcTGCCCCAGTACTTCTCGG AAACGCCGCTGGACTGTGAGGTCTCTCTCTGGTCGTCCTGGGGTCTGTGCACGGGGTCCTGTGCCAGTGGCAGTGTCAGACACCGGACTCGTTACATCCTGCTGCGCCCGGCCAACAGCGGCTCCCCCTGTCccgagctggaggagagggcgGAGTGCAGTCTACGCCTGTGCCTATCCCAGCAATGA